A window of the Cystobacter fuscus genome harbors these coding sequences:
- a CDS encoding carbohydrate-binding protein, protein MKTLGPALAFALPLLSSAPTWAQNAPATWTEHWFEHNQTVSRVYQDKDVAVYFDSAVNRSITWPNGFVGDVWRYTRRTYGQFGTDAQLYAIFHTAKYSGGHPSTYFDTSHDSRNVIDVGSSSSTAWTSGTGNDLDIVTHEVAHIVEGASKGVHNSPAFGLWGDSKWAEIFVYDVYVGLGRTSDANRWYNLMLNTTDGFPRSNTHWFRDWFYPIYKNYGGATVLNRYFSLLAQYYPKNGNDYARSLNWGEFIHFWSGAAGVNLKTLATSAFGWPTEWETQFVQAQRSFPFTYASPGPNATTLYQDINHGGYAAALPVGRYNLATLKAWGVRDNDITSLKVANGYKVTLYADDNFTGASLTKTADDASLVDDGWNDVATSIIVEASGAASSQLIQAESYSAMLGIITEATTDSGGGSNVGAIDTADWLAYNNIQFPVSGTYTVEYRVSSLSGGGSLSLDLNAGATVLGSLNIPSTGGWQNWTTLSHTVNVTAGTYNVGIYAPTGGWNLNWLRITRTP, encoded by the coding sequence ATGAAAACTCTCGGACCCGCCCTCGCCTTCGCCCTGCCGTTGCTCTCTTCCGCGCCGACGTGGGCGCAGAACGCGCCCGCCACCTGGACGGAGCACTGGTTCGAGCACAACCAGACGGTCTCGCGGGTCTATCAAGACAAGGACGTGGCCGTGTATTTCGACTCGGCCGTGAACCGATCGATCACCTGGCCCAACGGCTTCGTCGGCGACGTGTGGAGGTACACCCGGAGGACCTACGGGCAGTTCGGCACGGACGCGCAGCTCTACGCCATCTTCCACACGGCGAAGTACAGCGGGGGCCATCCGTCCACGTACTTCGACACCAGCCATGACAGCCGTAACGTCATCGACGTGGGCTCCTCGTCCTCCACCGCCTGGACGAGCGGGACGGGCAATGACCTGGACATCGTCACCCACGAGGTCGCACACATCGTGGAAGGTGCCTCCAAGGGCGTCCACAACTCCCCCGCCTTCGGCCTGTGGGGGGACAGCAAGTGGGCGGAGATCTTCGTCTATGACGTCTACGTGGGACTGGGCCGGACCAGTGATGCCAATCGCTGGTACAACCTGATGCTGAACACGACGGACGGCTTCCCCCGGAGCAACACCCACTGGTTCAGGGATTGGTTCTATCCCATCTACAAGAACTACGGCGGAGCCACGGTGCTCAACCGTTACTTCTCCCTGCTGGCCCAGTACTACCCGAAGAACGGAAACGACTACGCGCGCTCTCTGAACTGGGGCGAGTTCATCCACTTCTGGAGCGGCGCGGCGGGCGTGAACCTGAAGACCCTCGCCACCTCCGCCTTCGGCTGGCCCACCGAGTGGGAGACCCAGTTCGTCCAGGCGCAGCGCAGCTTCCCCTTCACCTACGCGTCCCCGGGACCCAACGCCACCACCCTGTACCAGGACATCAACCATGGCGGCTACGCGGCGGCGCTGCCCGTGGGCCGCTACAACCTCGCCACCTTGAAGGCCTGGGGCGTGCGCGACAACGACATCACCTCGCTCAAGGTCGCCAACGGCTACAAGGTCACCCTGTACGCCGATGACAACTTCACCGGCGCCAGCCTCACCAAGACGGCGGACGATGCCTCGCTCGTGGATGACGGCTGGAATGACGTGGCGACGTCCATCATCGTGGAAGCCTCGGGCGCGGCGAGCTCCCAGCTCATCCAGGCGGAGTCCTACAGCGCCATGCTCGGGATCATCACCGAGGCGACCACGGATTCGGGCGGGGGCTCGAACGTGGGCGCGATCGACACGGCGGACTGGCTGGCCTACAACAACATCCAGTTCCCGGTCTCCGGCACGTACACCGTCGAGTACCGCGTCTCCAGCCTGTCCGGCGGAGGAAGCCTCTCCCTGGACCTCAACGCGGGCGCCACCGTCCTGGGCTCGCTGAACATTCCGTCGACGGGCGGCTGGCAGAACTGGACCACCCTCTCGCATACGGTCAACGTGACCGCGGGAACCTACAACGTCGGAATCTATGCCCCGACGGGGGGATGGAACCTCAACTGGCTGCGCATCACCCGCACGCCCTGA
- a CDS encoding YkgJ family cysteine cluster protein — protein sequence MSSSDLCRRCGLCCDGNLFSHVPLEHAEVDAARRHGLEVVRLTGGAPALRQCCPALHARQCSVYGARPEGCRRYGCRLLGALTRQTVSLEEALAVVERAHALLAEVERGLEPEPDRFSSVLERARFASWGGADGSSSSTNAARERAEAFLDEHFHGGPRRFESFAGG from the coding sequence ATGTCCTCGTCCGACCTGTGCCGTCGCTGTGGCTTGTGCTGCGACGGCAACCTCTTCAGCCACGTGCCCCTCGAACACGCCGAGGTGGACGCGGCCCGGCGCCACGGGCTCGAGGTGGTACGGCTCACCGGGGGCGCGCCCGCCCTTCGTCAATGCTGTCCGGCCCTCCACGCGCGCCAGTGCTCCGTCTACGGGGCCCGCCCGGAAGGCTGCCGCCGCTATGGCTGCCGGTTGCTCGGCGCGCTGACCCGCCAGACGGTTTCCCTCGAGGAGGCGCTCGCGGTGGTGGAGCGGGCACACGCCCTGCTCGCGGAGGTGGAGCGGGGGCTGGAGCCCGAACCGGACCGGTTCTCGTCGGTGCTGGAGCGCGCGCGCTTCGCCTCCTGGGGGGGCGCGGACGGGTCCTCGTCCAGCACGAACGCCGCGCGGGAGCGGGCCGAGGCCTTCCTGGATGAGCACTTCCACGGGGGCCCGAGGCGTTTCGAGTCTTTCGCCGGGGGGTGA
- a CDS encoding porin: MHLTASSRSVLLALLPGATLFLSPLAHAQQTGSPETPAASGAPAANTEPPTNTEPAAPSAPPAAVTPPPEAPKKETPWYEKIRLRGYTQFRYNRLPSFRVNEDLINDQGDRFLGKNNGFGIRRARLIIYGDVHERVSIYLQPDFASVISDQFNVAILRDWYADIFLDPAKEFRLRVGQSKVPYGFENLQSSQNRLAFDRNDAINSAVKDERDLGIFFYWAPSEIRKRFKDLVDNNLKGSGDYGVVGLGVYNGQTANRPERNDNLHVVGRVTWPFLFGKQFVEVGAGGYYGRFNVTVSPSTGAPYALANGENDLVDARANVSLVIYPQPIGFMAEYNVGRGPSTGGFGDFTIDSRPLRGGYAQLMYKLDNVLGVSLIPYVRGTLYEGGKKFETNAPRYDVRELEMGVEWQILKALEVTAAYLVSDRTSSRAPYVQQRGDVTRIQLQVNY, encoded by the coding sequence ATGCACCTCACTGCTTCTTCCCGATCCGTCCTCCTCGCGCTGCTGCCTGGTGCCACGCTGTTCCTGTCTCCGCTGGCCCATGCCCAGCAGACGGGGAGCCCCGAGACTCCCGCGGCTTCCGGCGCGCCGGCCGCGAACACCGAGCCGCCCACGAACACCGAGCCGGCCGCTCCCAGCGCTCCGCCCGCCGCCGTGACGCCGCCTCCCGAGGCCCCCAAGAAGGAGACCCCCTGGTACGAGAAGATCCGCCTCCGGGGCTACACGCAGTTCCGCTACAACCGGCTGCCGAGCTTCCGCGTCAACGAGGATCTCATCAACGACCAGGGTGACCGGTTCCTGGGCAAGAACAACGGCTTTGGCATCCGGCGGGCGCGGCTCATCATCTACGGTGACGTGCACGAGCGGGTGTCCATCTACCTGCAGCCCGACTTCGCCTCGGTCATCTCGGATCAGTTCAACGTGGCCATCCTGCGCGACTGGTACGCCGACATCTTCCTGGACCCGGCCAAGGAGTTCCGGTTGCGCGTGGGCCAGTCGAAGGTGCCGTATGGCTTCGAGAACCTCCAGTCGAGCCAGAACCGTCTGGCCTTCGACCGCAACGACGCCATCAACAGCGCGGTCAAGGACGAGCGCGACCTGGGCATCTTCTTCTATTGGGCGCCGAGCGAGATCCGCAAGCGCTTCAAGGATCTGGTCGACAACAACCTGAAGGGCTCGGGCGACTACGGCGTGGTGGGCCTGGGTGTCTACAACGGGCAGACGGCCAACCGGCCCGAGCGCAATGACAACCTGCATGTCGTGGGCCGCGTGACCTGGCCCTTCCTCTTCGGCAAGCAGTTCGTCGAGGTCGGCGCGGGAGGCTATTACGGCCGCTTCAACGTCACCGTCTCGCCGAGCACGGGGGCGCCGTACGCGCTGGCCAACGGGGAGAACGACCTCGTGGACGCCCGCGCGAACGTGAGCCTGGTCATCTACCCGCAGCCGATTGGCTTCATGGCCGAGTACAACGTGGGCCGCGGGCCCTCCACGGGCGGTTTCGGGGACTTCACCATCGACAGCCGCCCGCTGCGCGGTGGCTACGCGCAGCTCATGTACAAGCTGGACAACGTGCTCGGCGTGTCGCTCATCCCCTACGTGCGTGGCACGCTCTACGAGGGTGGCAAGAAGTTCGAGACGAACGCCCCCCGCTACGACGTGCGCGAGCTGGAGATGGGCGTGGAGTGGCAGATCCTCAAGGCGCTCGAGGTGACGGCGGCGTATCTGGTCTCGGATCGCACCTCGTCCCGCGCGCCCTACGTCCAGCAGCGCGGCGACGTGACGCGCATCCAGCTCCAGGTCAACTACTGA
- a CDS encoding glycosyl hydrolase family 18 protein, translated as MHKPFELRSLAVGALLTTLVACTGQPDPAEVLDEPMGTQEARALSTRVVGYFPTWQGDVNAIQYDKLTHINYSFLLPTAQGGLTGLSSGDARLRSLVQAAHAKGVKVQVAVGGWMDGNDSPFEQLAANASARTTFVNNVLTFVDQAGLDGVDIDWEWPDPGASSQNFGALMNQLGTALHARGKILTAAVLATGGDGIPTSSFADVDFLNIMAYDAGYPHSSYDVALQSMNYWLGRGLPASKAVLGVPFYGKDSGNGAYTYAQLVAMDPQAPNKDVVNGIYYNGIPTIKSKAQLALQRGGGIMIWEISQDTTSSTTSLLNAISQVVGGGTTNPAPSVNLTSPANGTTFTPGSTITVSANASDSNGRVTKVEFYAGSQKLGTFTSAPYSLAWLNVAAGSYTLTAVATDDGGATTTSAAVSITVTSGNGGSCAGVAAWSATQVYVKGDQATSGGKLWRAKWWTQNEVPTQSDWGVWELIGNC; from the coding sequence TTGCACAAACCATTCGAACTCAGAAGTCTGGCGGTCGGAGCCCTTCTCACCACCCTGGTGGCCTGCACGGGACAGCCCGATCCCGCGGAGGTGCTGGACGAGCCCATGGGGACCCAGGAGGCGAGAGCACTCTCCACCCGGGTCGTCGGCTACTTCCCCACATGGCAGGGGGACGTCAACGCCATCCAGTACGACAAGCTCACCCACATCAACTACTCCTTCCTGTTGCCCACGGCGCAGGGCGGGCTGACGGGGCTGAGCAGCGGGGATGCGCGGCTGCGCTCGCTGGTGCAGGCGGCACACGCCAAGGGCGTCAAGGTGCAGGTGGCGGTGGGCGGCTGGATGGATGGCAATGACTCGCCCTTCGAGCAGCTGGCCGCCAACGCCTCGGCGCGCACCACCTTCGTCAACAACGTGCTGACCTTCGTGGATCAGGCCGGACTGGATGGCGTGGACATCGACTGGGAGTGGCCGGACCCCGGCGCCTCGTCCCAGAACTTCGGCGCGCTGATGAACCAGTTGGGCACGGCGCTGCACGCGCGGGGCAAGATCCTCACCGCCGCGGTGCTCGCCACGGGCGGCGACGGCATCCCCACCTCGTCCTTCGCCGACGTGGACTTCCTGAACATCATGGCCTACGACGCGGGCTATCCCCACTCGTCGTATGACGTCGCCCTCCAGTCGATGAATTACTGGCTCGGCCGCGGTCTGCCCGCGAGCAAGGCGGTGCTGGGCGTGCCCTTCTACGGCAAGGACTCGGGCAACGGGGCCTACACCTACGCGCAGCTCGTCGCCATGGACCCCCAGGCCCCCAACAAGGACGTGGTCAACGGCATCTATTACAACGGCATCCCCACCATCAAGAGCAAGGCCCAGCTCGCGCTGCAGCGCGGCGGCGGCATCATGATCTGGGAGATCTCCCAGGACACCACCTCGAGCACGACGTCGCTGCTCAACGCCATCTCCCAGGTCGTCGGTGGCGGCACCACCAACCCGGCGCCGTCCGTGAACCTCACCTCCCCCGCCAACGGCACGACCTTCACGCCCGGCAGCACCATCACCGTGAGCGCCAATGCCTCGGACTCCAACGGCCGCGTCACGAAGGTGGAGTTCTACGCGGGCAGCCAGAAGCTGGGCACGTTCACCTCCGCGCCCTACAGCCTCGCCTGGCTCAACGTGGCGGCGGGCAGCTACACGCTGACGGCCGTGGCCACCGACGATGGCGGCGCGACCACCACCTCGGCGGCCGTCTCCATCACCGTCACCAGCGGCAACGGCGGCTCCTGCGCCGGAGTGGCCGCGTGGAGCGCGACCCAGGTCTACGTGAAGGGGGACCAGGCCACCTCGGGCGGCAAGCTGTGGCGCGCCAAGTGGTGGACCCAGAACGAGGTCCCCACCCAGAGCGACTGGGGCGTCTGGGAGCTGATCGGCAACTGCTGA
- a CDS encoding serine/threonine-protein kinase, giving the protein MSTSAPDDIRIGSILRDTYEIVSLLGTGGMGKVFLARHLRLPGKQVAVKVLLSDEEVTADQYARFRREAEITSRLGHPNIVGVLDFHGPEGEGGAPFLVLEYLSGETLSRRLKRGPLPLPEALFVARQMGSALHAAHQAGVIHRDLKPGNVFLVPTESWDVAGYQVKLLDFGISKLVTAQTVRTQDDVLMGTPRYMSPEQARGQNTKVDARSDLFALGVIVYEMLSGKSPFADESVVGILYRIVNEPVDPLAAICPHLPASVCAAVDKALSKQPADRQPSIAAFIEELTGAAPSASSARPEPQPASQETPPVPVSAGGDRGGPSAASIAAVPATVAGRKAPSAQEAVATVRPGAVQAAPPSAMEAPPSMMEAPPPSMVGPAPSLPGSAAPAKSSRTALIGAVLALLVGAGGVVAFLSRGTPPASTPVTQPPPPAVATTTAPPPPAPEPAQQTPPAQQTPPTQDTPPPETTEPAASATAPQPTSRPVTRPQAPEVLPAGVREMMEQAEQALKANQSTEAIRLARLSQRTKVTGASFSLLTRAHCQQGDLNNARAQWSRVPESQKALVRKYCKQHDIEL; this is encoded by the coding sequence ATGAGCACCTCCGCCCCGGACGACATCCGCATTGGCAGCATCCTTCGCGACACCTACGAAATCGTGTCCCTGCTGGGCACCGGAGGCATGGGCAAGGTCTTCCTCGCCCGGCACCTGCGGCTGCCCGGCAAACAGGTGGCGGTGAAGGTCCTCCTCAGTGACGAGGAGGTGACGGCCGACCAGTACGCGCGCTTCCGCCGCGAAGCGGAGATCACCTCGCGGCTCGGGCACCCCAACATCGTCGGGGTGCTCGACTTCCACGGGCCCGAGGGCGAGGGCGGGGCCCCCTTCCTGGTGCTGGAGTACCTGAGCGGCGAGACCCTGTCCCGGCGGCTCAAGCGAGGTCCCCTGCCGCTGCCCGAGGCCCTGTTCGTCGCGCGGCAGATGGGCTCGGCGCTCCACGCGGCCCACCAGGCGGGCGTCATCCATCGCGACCTGAAGCCCGGCAACGTGTTCCTCGTGCCCACCGAGTCCTGGGATGTCGCCGGCTACCAGGTGAAGCTGCTCGACTTCGGCATCTCCAAGCTCGTCACGGCCCAGACCGTGCGCACGCAGGACGACGTGCTCATGGGCACCCCCCGGTACATGTCCCCCGAGCAGGCCAGGGGCCAGAACACCAAGGTGGACGCGCGCTCGGACCTCTTCGCGCTCGGCGTCATCGTCTACGAGATGCTCTCCGGCAAGTCGCCCTTCGCCGACGAGTCCGTGGTGGGCATCCTCTACCGCATCGTGAACGAGCCGGTGGACCCCCTCGCCGCCATCTGTCCGCACCTGCCCGCGTCCGTCTGCGCCGCGGTGGACAAGGCCCTGTCGAAGCAACCCGCCGACCGTCAGCCCAGCATCGCGGCCTTCATCGAGGAGCTGACCGGCGCGGCCCCCAGCGCCTCCTCGGCGCGGCCCGAGCCCCAGCCCGCCAGCCAGGAGACGCCCCCGGTGCCCGTGAGCGCGGGAGGGGACCGGGGTGGACCATCCGCGGCCTCCATCGCCGCCGTGCCCGCGACCGTGGCCGGGCGCAAGGCGCCCTCCGCCCAGGAGGCGGTCGCGACCGTTCGCCCCGGGGCGGTGCAGGCGGCGCCTCCCTCGGCGATGGAGGCACCCCCCTCGATGATGGAGGCACCGCCCCCCTCGATGGTGGGGCCCGCGCCCTCGCTCCCGGGTAGCGCGGCGCCCGCGAAGTCCTCGCGGACCGCCCTCATCGGCGCCGTCCTCGCGCTGCTCGTGGGAGCCGGGGGCGTCGTGGCGTTCCTGTCGCGTGGAACACCTCCCGCCTCCACTCCCGTGACGCAGCCCCCTCCTCCGGCAGTCGCCACCACCACCGCCCCCCCGCCTCCCGCGCCTGAGCCCGCTCAGCAGACTCCGCCCGCTCAGCAGACTCCACCCACCCAGGACACGCCTCCCCCCGAAACCACCGAGCCCGCCGCCTCGGCCACCGCCCCCCAGCCCACCTCTCGTCCCGTGACCCGGCCCCAGGCCCCCGAGGTCCTGCCCGCCGGTGTGCGAGAGATGATGGAGCAGGCGGAACAGGCGTTGAAGGCGAACCAGTCCACCGAGGCCATCCGGCTCGCCCGACTCAGCCAGCGCACGAAGGTCACGGGAGCGTCCTTCTCCCTGCTCACGCGCGCCCATTGCCAGCAAGGCGACCTCAACAACGCCCGCGCCCAATGGAGCCGGGTGCCCGAGTCGCAGAAGGCCCTCGTCCGGAAATACTGCAAACAACACGACATCGAGCTCTGA
- a CDS encoding DUF4215 domain-containing protein, whose translation MRSDLPGGVRFTGLVLVSVLVSMLASGCGGGGECGDGTRQSAESCDDGNTVDGDGCAASCRAVEEGWACDTPGQACIRTTCGNGTRDNTETCDDGNTTAGDGCDTRCLVEEGWSCTAQGDRCFAATCGDRIIAGDEECEDGNALPGDGCGATCRLEPGYKCPAAGEPCVRTVCGDRVVEGTEQCDDGNNNLGDGCSPLCTTEPRCSGGTCASTCGDGVLLPNDPKEQCDDGNTRANDGCSPTCTLEPGFSCQSVDSATPEMVSIPVVYRDFRGNDLTNPKGHVDFENSNGAELGICGPLYSPLSADGKPVYAKEGVASTTTHGRAAFDQWYRDVEGVNLTMVGSLELARQGDTGTYRFEDTTFFPLDNLGWVAQGKEITRKDNSGVDHNFSFTSEARYWFEYKGTEVLNFLGDDDVWVFINGRLALDLGGVHGAQEGIITLKNQATNLGLQVGGIYEAVVFQAERHTSASSYRLTLTNFLTRRTQCTPTCGNGTVDPGEECDEGANNGSGQCTRACVFGPRCGDNVVQPEAGEQCDDGNTVNGDGCSALCKAEIK comes from the coding sequence ATGCGGAGTGACCTTCCTGGTGGAGTGCGATTCACGGGCCTCGTGCTCGTCTCTGTTCTCGTGTCGATGCTGGCCTCCGGCTGTGGAGGAGGGGGCGAATGTGGAGACGGGACACGCCAGTCGGCGGAGTCCTGCGACGATGGCAACACGGTGGACGGCGACGGCTGCGCCGCGAGCTGTCGCGCGGTCGAGGAGGGCTGGGCGTGCGACACGCCGGGCCAGGCCTGTATCCGCACGACCTGTGGCAATGGCACCCGGGACAACACCGAGACCTGTGACGATGGCAACACCACCGCGGGTGACGGCTGTGACACCCGCTGCCTGGTGGAAGAGGGTTGGAGCTGCACCGCGCAGGGGGATCGCTGCTTCGCCGCCACCTGTGGCGATCGCATCATCGCCGGGGACGAGGAGTGCGAGGACGGCAACGCCCTCCCCGGCGATGGCTGCGGCGCGACCTGCCGGCTGGAGCCCGGCTACAAGTGCCCGGCGGCCGGCGAGCCCTGCGTCCGCACGGTCTGCGGGGATCGCGTCGTCGAGGGCACGGAGCAGTGCGACGACGGCAACAACAACCTGGGCGATGGCTGCTCGCCCCTGTGCACCACCGAGCCCCGCTGCTCCGGCGGCACCTGCGCGAGCACCTGCGGGGATGGCGTCCTGTTGCCCAATGATCCGAAGGAGCAGTGCGATGACGGCAACACGCGCGCCAACGACGGCTGCTCGCCCACGTGCACGCTCGAGCCGGGCTTCAGCTGCCAGTCCGTCGATTCGGCCACGCCCGAGATGGTGTCCATTCCCGTCGTCTACCGCGACTTCCGCGGCAATGATCTGACGAACCCCAAGGGCCACGTCGACTTCGAGAACTCCAATGGCGCGGAGCTCGGCATCTGTGGGCCGCTCTATTCGCCCCTGTCCGCGGACGGCAAGCCCGTGTACGCGAAGGAGGGGGTGGCCAGCACCACCACCCACGGCCGGGCGGCGTTCGATCAATGGTACCGGGACGTCGAGGGTGTGAACCTGACGATGGTGGGCTCGCTGGAGCTCGCGCGCCAGGGAGACACCGGCACCTACCGGTTCGAGGACACGACCTTCTTCCCGCTCGACAACCTGGGCTGGGTTGCCCAGGGCAAGGAGATCACGCGCAAGGACAACAGCGGGGTCGATCACAACTTCAGCTTCACCAGCGAGGCCCGCTACTGGTTCGAGTACAAGGGCACCGAGGTGCTCAACTTCCTGGGGGATGATGACGTCTGGGTGTTCATCAACGGCCGGCTGGCGTTGGATCTCGGCGGTGTCCACGGAGCGCAGGAGGGCATCATCACCCTGAAGAACCAGGCCACCAACCTCGGCCTCCAGGTGGGCGGCATCTACGAGGCGGTGGTGTTCCAGGCCGAGCGCCACACCTCGGCCTCCTCGTACAGGCTCACGCTCACCAACTTCCTCACCCGCCGCACCCAGTGCACGCCCACCTGCGGCAATGGGACGGTGGACCCGGGCGAGGAGTGTGACGAGGGGGCCAACAACGGCTCCGGTCAGTGCACCCGCGCGTGCGTGTTCGGCCCCCGCTGCGGCGACAACGTCGTCCAGCCCGAGGCCGGCGAGCAGTGCGACGACGGCAACACCGTCAATGGCGACGGGTGCAGCGCCCTCTGCAAGGCGGAGATCAAGTAG
- a CDS encoding cytochrome P450 family protein: MAPNPLDEQQQQTPAQPPREAPFGGPVVLDKESLEFMTRAHAVYAELRDKGPIVRVPSGRGIVDRAQAERASPGASSPEQYFVTRYDEAVSILMEEKLSSDVLKAMPPEQRARMDAAMPEELRPIVRSILVLDPPDHTRLRKLVQPNFTARAMEALKPRIQRIVEDLLDKAEREAATRGEVSPDRRLDLVESFAYPLSITVISDMLGIPVEERETVYPWAERLLRAKGPEGMMDGETRAGLTAFANYLESLFARKRQAPAEDMISQMVQVQEDGDILSPQELLSMVFILFFAGHLTTVNLIGNGVVALLSHPEQHARFLEDPAACVKGMVEETLRYWGPVDFIGGPRIALEDLDVGGTRVPRGAKVAVGLASANRDPRRFTNPDAFDISRPDAHRHIAFGKGIHVCIGAPLARLEAELAFEALFRRWPELRLAQPAGQLELSMGAALRGFKRIPVVF; the protein is encoded by the coding sequence ATGGCGCCGAACCCACTGGACGAGCAGCAGCAGCAGACCCCTGCCCAGCCCCCGAGGGAGGCCCCCTTCGGGGGGCCCGTGGTCCTGGACAAGGAGAGTCTGGAGTTCATGACCCGGGCCCATGCCGTCTACGCCGAGCTGCGCGACAAAGGCCCCATCGTGCGTGTTCCCTCCGGGCGCGGCATCGTGGACCGGGCGCAGGCCGAGCGCGCGTCACCGGGGGCGTCTTCCCCGGAGCAATACTTCGTGACCCGCTACGACGAGGCCGTGTCCATCCTCATGGAGGAGAAGCTCTCGTCCGATGTGCTCAAGGCCATGCCCCCCGAGCAGCGCGCGCGCATGGACGCCGCCATGCCCGAGGAGCTGCGCCCCATCGTGCGCAGCATCCTGGTGCTCGATCCCCCGGACCACACGCGGCTGCGCAAGCTCGTGCAGCCCAACTTCACCGCGCGCGCCATGGAGGCGCTCAAGCCGCGCATCCAGCGCATCGTGGAGGACCTGCTCGACAAGGCCGAGCGCGAGGCGGCCACGCGCGGTGAGGTGTCCCCCGACCGGCGGTTGGATCTGGTCGAGTCCTTCGCCTACCCGCTGTCCATCACCGTCATCAGCGACATGCTCGGCATTCCCGTGGAGGAGCGGGAGACGGTCTATCCCTGGGCGGAGCGGCTCCTGCGGGCCAAGGGGCCAGAGGGCATGATGGATGGAGAGACGCGCGCCGGCTTGACTGCCTTCGCGAACTACCTCGAGTCCCTGTTCGCACGGAAGCGGCAAGCGCCCGCCGAGGACATGATCAGCCAGATGGTCCAGGTCCAGGAGGACGGAGACATCCTCTCCCCCCAGGAACTGCTGTCGATGGTGTTCATCCTCTTCTTCGCCGGGCACCTGACGACCGTCAACCTGATCGGCAATGGAGTCGTCGCGCTCCTGAGCCACCCCGAGCAGCACGCCCGCTTCCTCGAGGACCCCGCCGCCTGCGTCAAGGGCATGGTGGAGGAGACGCTGCGCTACTGGGGGCCGGTCGACTTCATCGGCGGCCCGCGCATCGCCCTCGAGGACCTCGACGTGGGGGGAACACGCGTGCCTCGCGGAGCGAAGGTGGCGGTGGGACTCGCCTCGGCCAACCGGGACCCCCGGCGCTTCACCAACCCGGACGCGTTCGACATCTCGCGGCCCGATGCCCACCGGCACATCGCCTTCGGCAAGGGCATCCACGTCTGCATCGGAGCCCCCCTGGCGCGGCTCGAGGCCGAGCTGGCCTTCGAGGCCCTGTTCCGCCGATGGCCGGAGCTGCGGCTGGCACAACCCGCCGGACAGCTCGAGCTCAGCATGGGGGCCGCGCTGCGCGGCTTCAAAAGGATCCCGGTCGTGTTTTAA